In one window of Falco cherrug isolate bFalChe1 chromosome 10, bFalChe1.pri, whole genome shotgun sequence DNA:
- the SYCP2 gene encoding synaptonemal complex protein 2 produces the protein MAARSEMQFEKLIDEVTRKKDFRLLEQFVAAEDCENASHKCSNQFVNKLDKLLCWELDKQEVKTISTLLNSVQKCWNKISIAGEDGVPAMIKHGFIGRMVNWFEKVKRILIRGGNEKNEMLTNLAEDFFNMLLAICDSRPEGKMQILENFVVRTCTLITDVRINIYVQQEVVRKLNLMLDNTPRDVRKKIFATKEMLLVMSDMGSRILDAGDYDLQVAITEALCRMVSEKQRRELACKWFPMEFVSTAFKGIKDSEFETDCRKFLNQVNGMLGDKRRVFTYPCLSAALGEYELQIPMDENLEEFWIDFNVGSRSISFYVAADDADHQWETVVIPEEEVALYSLEEKDSKKLLTIDLKRPMNVGNQEGDIFFLYFDYILDIKDVTRKIYGFSKCKDFSKKQSASVAKTTVHVIFDESGSQVLVPESQLLPHLEEEEQLSKYKIQQLPGTLRTPKKNHIQEKCRGRSSERTTSCKRKVSEASVFIPGTTRFSTRSPLVFASMSTPCKGRFKLPLEMMSSAGRSNNAMNETRTKSFYQEPTGQRCAEEVLEIMQEAEIAATQKQTLDEASEIVPDSQPAGRSSKPLLSGLLESSFDKTKTWKKRACSVPEKNVTIGDKQKLNSSLARASHPARVSETSLTYDFTKEEPDALFKEAAHPKQSKMKAKSEEMTDAAKSLISKISDRYKGKTDEKSKAGDSLGINRPHLNKSSVSKGEVRDRSLKSTTFLNVTAGHIVDDVYNFNISVFDEPTIKLGIQELHVTELSVRTDPNKKGSANDSKTSTEVTGRKKTRNNRNKKHLFSDADTEYGGDESKTDISWLQEANKKSKARLIDYSRNKNLKKPIRTGKTDKLSEPACRVDKCKGKNANKEKINKRKEQNLKTDETIEKNTRQKLPRRAALAKNYKEPSSSEPGSEWEFSARRSEEKSKVQKHMNEENKDDNQQKKFQNIVSMEPKTVANYEHKTFIKSKNSAEQQKEIEVPSFESPASLEIMRCSEGISEGDITQEHTYSEVSPDLRESTPEKREMLNFEKGVSPDNFSPQKNNIESICLNQSPEVTVKKLTFGNKSLSPVLTEASLLSLATYKTVSGKHAKGSVSEPCDNNEDSSFKHCFSDLLSIKGKLQAITKPITKSKEEDCVPPSPLSVCSRSKAQTWSEEPDDPIHESGSSIQTFLKRRYHSDTEGSSDEAETSKEEEKKGLRGTKLQPRKLSKSGDTVTEVVSESISTVSVNDMSGLDGEIWEPGSSTIRICQKLQKEFTKKIESRSQKMDHFTKQSLRAAHEHLTTMSYQLHECRIRQLDKFQFTLLEELENFEKDSQSLKNMEKEFSTFWKKHTHTFSMYMKNEQQRVQILKTSFENNIYHTVDYEERVFTSQMHLMKEDVKGLQEKLLKEMQEEELCNVRRGLEALFR, from the exons ATGGCAGCCAGGAGTGAGATGCAG TTTGAAAAGTTAATTGATGaagttacaagaaaaaaagatttccgATTATTAGAACAGTTTGTGGCAGCAGAAGACTGTGAAAATGCCTCTCACAAATGCAGCAACCAGTTTGTCAACAAATTAGACAAGCTTCTCTGTTGG GAACTTGACAAACAAGAAGTCAAAACTATTTCCACTTTACTAAATTCTGTTCAGAAATGTTGGAACAAAATCAGCATAGCAGGAGAAGATGGGGTCCCAGCAATGATAAAACATGGCTTTATTGGAAGG atGGTTAATTGGtttgaaaaggtaaaaagaatTTTGATCCGtggaggaaatgaaaagaatgaaatgcTTACAAATCTGGCTGAAGATTTCTTCAACATGTTGctg GCTATATGTGATAGCAGACCTGAAG GTAAAATGCAAATACTAGAAAACTTTGTTGTGAGAACATGTACACTCATCACTGACGTAAGAATTAATATTTATGTTCAGCAGGAG GTagtaagaaaactgaatttaatgCTTGACAACACGCCTCGagatgtcaggaaaaaaatatttgctacaAAGGAAATGTTGCTTGTCAT GAGTGACATGGGGAGCAGAATTTTGGATGCTGGAG ACTATGACCTGCAAGTAGCCATTACAGAAGCTTTATGCAGAATGGTATCAGAGAAACAAAGACGAGAACTGGCATGCAAGTGGTTTCCCATGGAGTTTGTGTCCACTGCATTTAAAGGAATTAAAGATTCTGAGTTTGAAACA GATTGCAGAAAATTTCTTAACCAGGTGAATGGCATGCTTGGAGACAAAAGAAg GGTTTTTACATATCCGTGTTTATCAGCAGCTCTTGGTGAATATGAG ctACAAATACCAATGGATGAAAATCTTGAAGAATTTTGGATTGATTTTAATGTTGGTAGCAGAAGTATATCGTTCTATGTGGCAGCAGATGATGCA GATCATCAGTGGGAAACAGTTGTTATACCCGAAGAAGAGGTAGCCCTATACAGCCTTGAAG AAAAAGattcaaagaaattattaacAATAGATCTAAAAAGACCAATGAATGTGGGTAATCAAGAaggagatatattttttttatattttgattatATCTTGGACATCAAAGATGTAACCAGAAAGATTTATGGATTTAGTAAGTGTAAG GACTTTAGTAAGAAGCAGTCTGCATCAGTTGCCAAAACAACTGTACATGTCATTTTTGATGAAAGCGGATCAcag GTTCTGGTCCCAGAAAGTCAGTTGTTGCCACATTTAGAAGAAGAGGAGCAACTCAGTAAGTACAAAATCCAGCAACTTCCTGGAACTTTGAGGACTCcgaagaaaaatcacattcaagaaaaatgcagaggtCGTTCCTCCGAG aGAACTACATCTTGTAAAAGGAAAGTGTCTGAAGCATCTGTGTTTATTCCTGGAACTACAAGATTTTCCACAAGGAGTCCACTGGTATTTGCTAGCATGT cCACTCCTTGTAAAGGACGATTTAAATTACCTTTGGAAATGATGAGCTCTGCTGGAAGGTCTAATAATGCAATGAATGAGACCAGAACAAAGAGTTTCTATCAAGAACCTACTGGA CAAAGGTGTGCTGAAGAAGTTTTAGAAATTATGCAAGAGGCAGAAATTGCAGCCACACAAAAGCAAACTTTAG ATGAAGCGTCAGAGATTGTTCCTGATTCTCAGccagcagggagaagcagcaaaccTCT GCTGTCTGGTCTTTTGGAGAGTTCCTTtgataaaaccaaaacatggaaaaaaagagcatgctCTGTTCCTGAGAAGAATGTAACAATTGGTGACAAGCAAAAGCTAAATTCATCATTGGCACGTGCATCCCATCCAG ctaGAGTGTCGGAAACATCTTTGACTTACGATTTTACAAAAGAGGAACCTGATGCTCTCTTTAAGGAGGCTGCACATCCAAAACAATCAAAGATG AAAGCAAAGTCTGAAGAAATGACAGATGCAGCAAAATCACTGATCAGTAAAATCAGTGACAGATACAAAGGAAAGACtgatgagaaaagcaaagcaggagacTCTTTGGGTATTAACAG gccacatttaaataaatcctCTGTCTCTAAG GGAGAAGTTCGGGATAGAAGCCTGAAAAGTACTACTTTTCTTAATGTAACTGCTGGTCATATTGT GGATGATGTCTACAACTTTAACATCAGTGTGTTTGATGAGCCTACAATAAAGCTTGGA atCCAAGAATTGCACGTTACTGAACTGAGTGTTCGTACAGATCCGAACAAAAAGGG GAGTGCAAATGACAGTAAAACTAGCACTGAagtgacaggaagaaaaaaa aCTAGAAACAATCGAAACAAGAAGCATCTCTTTAGTGATGCAGATACAGAATATGGAGGTGATGAGAGCAAGACAGACATTAGTTGGCTacaggaagcaaataaaaaatctaAAGCCCGGTTAATTGATTAcagtagaaataaaaacttaaagAAACCAATAAGGACAGGCAAAa CAGATAAATTATCTGAACCTGCTTGCCGTGTGGATAAATGTAAAggcaaaaatgcaaataaggAAAAG ATAAACAAACGTAAAGAACAGAATCTAAAAACTGATGAAACGATAGAAAAAAACACCAGGCAAAAACTACCTCGAAGAGCAGCATTagcaaaaaattacaaagagcCTTCCAGTTCAGAGCCAGGGAGTGAATGGGAATTTTCAGCACGCAGGTCTGAGGAGAAATCAAAAGTACAG AAGCATATGAATGAGGAAAACAAGGATGATAATCAGCAAAAGAAATTCCAGAATATTGTATCTATGGAGCCAAAGACAGTCGCTAACTATgaacataaaacatttattaaatcaAAGAATTCTGCAgagcaacaaaaggaaattgAAGTGCCTTCATTTGAGAGTCCTGCATCTCTTGAGATAATGAGAT GTTCTGAAGGAATATCAGAAGGAGACATTACTCAGGAGCATACTTACAGTGAAGTATCACCTGATCTTCGGGAGTCAACaccagaaaaaagggaaatgttaaACTTTGAGAAAGGAGTCTCTCCCGATAACTTctctccacaaaaaaataatattgaaagTATATGTCTAAATCAGTCCCCTGAGGTGACTGTTAAAAAGTtaacatttggaaataaaagtttATCACCAGTTTTAACTGAAGCATCTTTG CTTAGCTTAGCGACATACAAAACTGTCAGTGGAAAACATGCAAAGGGATCTGTATCTGAACCATGTGATAATAATGAAGATTCAAGTTTCAAGCATTGCTTTTCAGACCTACTTTCTATTAAAGGAAAACTACAAGCTATCACTAAACCTATCACCAAAAGTAAAGAAGAG GATTGTGTACCACCATCTCCATTATCCGTTTGCAGTAGAAGTAAAGCACAGACTTGGAGTGAAGAACCTGACGACCCCATACACGAGTCAG GATCGAGTATACAGACATTTCTGAAACGAAGGTACCACAGTGATACAGAAGGCAGTTCAGATGAAGCAGAAACaagcaaagaggaggaaaagaaaggactCAGAGGAACAAAGTTACAGCCTAGAAAATTATCTAAATCAGGTGATACTGTTACAGAAGTTG TGTCTGAAAGCATATCGACTGTATCTGTAAATGATATGTCTGGTTTGGATGGGGAAATCTGGGAACCTGGTTCTTCAACTATCAGGATATGTCAGAAACTCCAGAAAGAATTTACCAAGAAAATTGAG AGTCGCTCACAGAAAATGGATCATTTTACTAAGCAATCACTACGAGCTGCCCATGAGCATTTGACAACAATGAGTTACCAGCTCCATGAATGCAG GATCAGGCAGCTGGACAAATTTCAGTTTACTCTCCTTGAGGAACTtgagaattttgaaaaagattCTCAGTCcctgaaaaacatggaaaaagaatTCTCg
- the PPP1R3D gene encoding protein phosphatase 1 regulatory subunit 3D encodes MEVRGPRRNPSYLSDLYQNMLRAEEARGRGQQQPPAVHTSSSKALWSSTLAKGGPQPSKLQSSTSSSCDPALRPIIRRRARSLPTSPERRKRAAAQCQVPGCQSRINRVRFADALGLELTEVKVFQAGEDPSIPLHVLSRLSINSDLWCGSSDLEFSMQCLVPDFQQPADSMDFSSRLQEQQVCLERVTSSDLGLSGTIQVRNIAFEKQVSVRYTFNQWKSLHEVCAHWRSSIPEKNGQDQVDVFTFFLPVPPFLLQLCSVVQFAARYQVNGQEYWDNNRGKNYTLTCRIHPLKMPRECEESWIHFI; translated from the coding sequence ATGGAGGTACGTGGTCCTCGGAGGAATCCCAGCTACCTCTCTGACCTCTATCAGAACATGTTACGAGCTGAAGAAGCACGGGGAcgcgggcagcagcagcccccagcagtcCACACAAGTAGCAGCAAGGCCCTTTGGAGCAGCACCCTGGCCAAGGGGGGCCCCCAGCCAAGTAAGCTTCAGAGCAGCACTTCCTCCAGCTGCGATCCCGCGCTACGGCCTATCATCCGCCGCCGAGCCAGATCTTTGCCTACATCACCCGAAAGAAGGAAgcgagcagcagcacagtgtcaAGTTCCCGGATGCCAGAGTCGTATAAACCGGGTGAGATTCGCTGATGCTTTGGGCTTGGAGCTTACTGAAGTGAAAGTCTTCCAGGCAGGGGAGGATCCATCGATCCCCTTGCATGTCCTTTCCAGGCTCTCCATAAACTCAGACCTCTGGTGCGGTAGCTCAGACTTGGAGTTTTCTATGCAGTGCTTGGTCCCCGACTTCCAGCAGCCTGCGGACAGTATGGATTTCTCCTCCCGACTTCAGGAGCAACAGGTGTGTCTCGAACGAGTGACCAGCTCAGACCTGGGGCTCAGTGGCACCATCCAGGTTCGCAATATTGCTTTTGAGAAGCAAGTATCTGTGCGATACACCTTTAACCAGTGGAAAAGCCTCCATGAAGTGTGTGCTCATTGGCGCAGTAGCATCCCTGAGAAAAACGGGCAAGATCAGGTTGatgttttcactttctttctccctgtgcctcctttcctccttcagctGTGCTCTGTAGTCCAGTTTGCAGCAAGGTACCAAGTCAACGGCCAGGAGTACTGGGATAACAACAGAGGCAAAAACTACACTTTAACCTGCCGGATTCACCCCCTTAAGATGCCTAGGGAATGTGAGGAGAGCTGGATCCACTTCATCTGA